Proteins from a genomic interval of Microbacterium abyssi:
- a CDS encoding FAD-dependent monooxygenase encodes MTAVHKVAIAGSGVVGLAAAIQLADAGVAVDVFEAKPEFNTQGSGISLQGNALRAFGQLGIWDDIRAAGYPFEGLKLRAPGPDAPVVAALPDVKMGGPDYPAAMGMPRPALARIMFDHAQRAGANIRFGARVSGIDVRENGDVEVFVNDESAGVYDLLIGADGLHSAVRDLIGIETRPEANGMGIWRTFVSRPAEVESSELYYGGPVYIAGYTPTGDDTMYAFLVEKAQDRFDVSPEDATRIMLEESRAYGGPWNSIRADLEQGATANYTWFTKHIVEEPWNRGPVVIIGDAAHSCPPTIAQGAAQGLEDAVVLTELLLNRDHIDQGMWDEFHARRLPRAKTVVDASSQLAQWQIDGDRDADAGGLIFGVAQKMAEPA; translated from the coding sequence ATGACCGCAGTGCACAAGGTCGCCATCGCCGGAAGCGGCGTCGTCGGGCTCGCCGCCGCCATCCAGCTCGCGGACGCCGGCGTCGCCGTCGACGTCTTCGAGGCCAAGCCGGAGTTCAACACACAGGGCTCGGGCATCTCGCTGCAGGGCAACGCGCTGCGCGCGTTCGGCCAGCTCGGCATCTGGGACGACATCCGCGCCGCCGGCTACCCCTTCGAGGGCCTCAAGCTGCGCGCACCCGGGCCGGACGCTCCGGTCGTCGCCGCGCTTCCGGACGTGAAGATGGGCGGTCCTGACTATCCCGCTGCGATGGGCATGCCGCGCCCCGCACTCGCGCGGATCATGTTCGACCACGCGCAGCGAGCCGGCGCGAACATCCGTTTCGGAGCGAGGGTCTCCGGCATCGACGTGCGCGAAAACGGTGACGTCGAGGTGTTCGTCAACGATGAGTCCGCCGGCGTGTACGACCTGCTGATCGGCGCTGATGGTCTCCATTCAGCAGTGCGCGACCTCATCGGCATCGAGACCAGACCCGAGGCGAACGGGATGGGCATCTGGCGCACCTTCGTGTCGCGGCCGGCAGAGGTGGAGAGCAGCGAGCTCTACTACGGCGGACCGGTGTACATCGCCGGCTACACGCCGACCGGAGACGACACCATGTACGCCTTCCTCGTGGAGAAGGCGCAGGACCGCTTCGACGTGTCGCCGGAGGATGCAACGCGCATCATGCTCGAGGAATCACGCGCCTACGGCGGCCCCTGGAACTCGATCCGCGCCGACCTCGAACAGGGCGCCACGGCGAACTACACCTGGTTCACGAAGCACATCGTGGAGGAGCCGTGGAACCGCGGTCCGGTCGTCATCATCGGCGACGCGGCGCACTCCTGCCCTCCCACGATCGCGCAGGGGGCCGCGCAGGGTCTCGAGGATGCCGTCGTGCTGACCGAGCTGCTCCTGAACCGGGATCACATCGACCAGGGGATGTGGGACGAGTTCCACGCCCGGCGTCTGCCGCGGGCGAAGACCGTCGTCGACGCCTCGTCGCAGCTCGCACAGTGGCAGATCGACGGCGATCGCGATGCCGACGCCGGCGGATTGATCTTCGGTGTCGCGCAGAAGATGGCGGAGCCGGCATGA
- a CDS encoding amidohydrolase family protein: MTIDVHAHVLLPSLQAGVEARAPELVQEAAALELRRNGAESLAVSGPMVGSRIPRLTQVTERIAAMDAQGVDVQWVSASPNHFYPWAPEGLAVWAANEANRLVAEHVAQVPDRLVGLGLVPLQHPERIVECLDDAVLGRGLAGVEISSFAGDVELSDERLEPFWARAAELGCVVFLHPFGCSLDERLDRFYLSNTVGQPTENAVALSHLIFAGVLDRHPSLKLVVAHGGGYLPFAIGRSDRAWQVRPEARRCAHAPSSYLSKIWFDTVVHDPSALQHLIAAAGASQVVLGSDYPFDMGLDEPVDFVRGAGLSADITDGILAGNAAALLATKVPA, from the coding sequence ATGACGATCGATGTCCACGCACACGTGCTGCTGCCCTCGCTCCAGGCAGGCGTCGAGGCGCGCGCTCCAGAGCTCGTGCAGGAGGCCGCCGCGCTCGAGCTCAGACGCAACGGTGCCGAGAGCCTCGCGGTGTCGGGGCCGATGGTGGGCTCGCGCATCCCCAGGCTCACGCAGGTGACGGAGCGGATCGCCGCGATGGACGCGCAGGGCGTCGACGTGCAGTGGGTCAGCGCATCGCCCAACCACTTCTATCCCTGGGCGCCGGAGGGCCTCGCGGTCTGGGCCGCGAACGAGGCCAACCGGCTCGTGGCAGAGCACGTCGCGCAGGTCCCGGACCGGCTCGTCGGTCTCGGTCTCGTTCCGCTGCAGCATCCCGAGCGCATCGTCGAATGCCTCGATGACGCGGTCCTCGGGCGGGGACTCGCCGGCGTCGAGATCTCGTCGTTCGCGGGGGACGTCGAGCTGTCGGACGAGCGGCTCGAGCCGTTCTGGGCGCGCGCCGCCGAACTCGGCTGCGTCGTCTTCCTGCACCCGTTCGGCTGCAGCCTCGACGAGCGGCTCGACCGCTTCTACCTCTCGAACACCGTCGGTCAGCCGACAGAGAATGCCGTGGCGCTGTCGCACCTCATCTTCGCGGGAGTGCTGGACCGGCATCCGAGTCTCAAGCTGGTCGTGGCGCACGGCGGCGGATACCTGCCGTTCGCGATCGGGCGCTCCGACCGCGCGTGGCAGGTGCGCCCGGAGGCACGGCGCTGCGCGCACGCGCCGTCGTCGTACCTGTCGAAGATCTGGTTCGACACCGTCGTGCACGATCCGTCTGCGCTGCAGCATCTGATCGCCGCCGCCGGTGCCTCGCAGGTCGTGCTCGGCAGCGATTACCCCTTCGACATGGGACTCGATGAACCGGTCGATTTCGTCCGCGGCGCCGGCCTCTCCGCGGACATCACCGACGGCATCCTCGCCGGCAACGCCGCGGCGCTGCTCGCGACGAAGGTGCCGGCGTGA
- a CDS encoding fumarylacetoacetate hydrolase family protein, translating to MRIARWLTDAGHAEGFVDGDVVIPFPDALRVADVLEQGLDAAHALFVRRDQAAAQPLAGVTLLAPLVPAAIRDFVAFEEHVEGVSASVDGKSEVVPEWYEAPTFYFTNPHTVRGPGEVVPVPETSRLDFELEIAAVIGGAGGENLDVDAAASAIFGYTIMNDWSARDLQSREMKVRLGPAKGKDFATTLGPWIVTADELAPYLDAEGFLAVRAEVHVNGELIGEDLVSNMGWPFAELVAYASRNSRVVPGDVLGSGTVGNGGCLGELWGRHGELSPPPLKTDDEVRMVVEGIGELRGVVGEIVAAPVVPAARTRNRARYRT from the coding sequence GTGAGGATCGCGCGCTGGCTCACCGACGCAGGTCACGCGGAAGGTTTCGTCGACGGCGACGTCGTCATCCCCTTCCCCGATGCGCTGCGCGTCGCCGACGTGCTCGAGCAGGGGCTGGATGCCGCGCACGCGCTGTTCGTCCGACGTGATCAGGCGGCTGCCCAGCCGTTGGCCGGCGTGACGCTTCTCGCGCCGCTCGTTCCGGCCGCGATCCGCGATTTCGTCGCCTTCGAGGAGCACGTCGAGGGCGTGAGCGCCTCCGTCGACGGCAAGAGCGAGGTCGTGCCGGAATGGTACGAGGCACCGACGTTCTACTTCACGAACCCGCACACCGTGCGCGGACCGGGCGAGGTCGTTCCGGTGCCCGAGACGTCTCGGCTGGACTTCGAACTCGAGATCGCCGCGGTCATCGGCGGTGCCGGCGGGGAGAACCTCGACGTGGATGCCGCGGCCTCCGCGATCTTCGGCTACACGATCATGAACGACTGGTCCGCACGCGACCTGCAGTCGCGTGAGATGAAGGTGCGCCTGGGACCGGCGAAGGGCAAGGACTTCGCCACGACGCTCGGCCCCTGGATCGTCACCGCCGACGAACTCGCGCCGTACCTCGACGCCGAGGGGTTCCTCGCCGTGCGCGCCGAAGTGCACGTCAACGGGGAGCTGATCGGCGAGGACCTCGTCTCGAACATGGGCTGGCCGTTCGCCGAACTCGTCGCATACGCCTCACGCAACTCCAGGGTCGTCCCCGGAGACGTGCTCGGCAGCGGCACGGTGGGCAACGGCGGATGCCTCGGCGAGCTGTGGGGCAGACACGGTGAGCTGAGCCCGCCGCCGCTGAAGACCGATGACGAGGTGCGCATGGTCGTCGAGGGCATCGGCGAGCTACGGGGCGTCGTGGGCGAGATCGTGGCGGCTCCCGTCGTGCCGGCGGCGCGGACGCGCAACCGGGCGCGGTATCGCACCTGA